The following are encoded in a window of Phaseolus vulgaris cultivar G19833 chromosome 3, P. vulgaris v2.0, whole genome shotgun sequence genomic DNA:
- the LOC137808113 gene encoding ubiquitin carboxyl-terminal hydrolase 3, translating to MATLDERPSAKRWLPLEANPDVMNQFLWGLGLPVEEAECCDVFGLDEELLEIVPKPVLAVLFLYPITAKTEEERLQQENEKKDYSSKVYFMKQTVGNACGTIGLLHALGNITSEVKLVEGSFFDKFFKSTASMDPIQRAAFLENDRDMEVAHSVAATAGDTVASDNVDTHFICFACVDGQLYELDGRKSGPISHGESSPSALLRDAAKVIQSMIQKNPDSLNFNVIAISKKSGDGH from the exons ATGGCCACCTTAGACGAACGCCCTTCTGCCAAAAGGTGGCTTCCTCTTGAAGCTAACCCTGACGTCATGAACCAG TTCCTTTGGGGTCTTGGGCTTCCAGTGGAGGAGGCAGAGTGCTGTGATGTTTTCGGCTTGGATGAGGAGCTTCTGGAAATAGTTCCAAAGCCAGTTCTCGCTGTGCTTTTTCTTTATCCCATTACTGCAAAG ACTGAAGAAGAAAGGTTGCAAcaggaaaatgaaaaaaaa GATTATAGCAGTAAAGTGTACTTTATGAAGCAAACCGTGGGTAATGCTTGTGGTACGATAGGTCTGCTCCATGCACTTGGGAACATAACTTCCGAAGTCAAGCTTG TTGAGGGGTCATTTTTTGACAAGTTCTTTAAATCTACTGCCAGCATGGATCCAATTCag CGGGCTGCCTTTCTTGAGAATGACAGGGACATGGAAGTTGCTCATTCAGTAGCAGCCACTGCTGGTGATACAGTG GCATCAGATAACGTGGACACTCATTTCATCTGCTTTGCCTGTGTGGATG GTCAACTGTATGAGCTTGATGGAAGAAAGTCGGGACCAATATCTCATGGTGAATCCTCACCAAGTGCTTTGTTGAGG GATGCAGCTAAAGTTATCCAGAGCATGATCCAGAAAAATCCAGATTCCCTTAACTTCAATGTCATTGCAATATCAAAGAAATCCGGGGATGGACATTAA
- the LOC137808112 gene encoding probable enoyl-CoA hydratase 2, mitochondrial isoform X1: protein MCAMRVFTKSLHSSFHAKICKPYLTLNFITHQHHNQYQTRRNLIFDTSASEFVKLHRLTGPDSGIVEISLDRPEVRNAVGKEMLRGLSHAFELINQNSYANVAIISSSVPGVFCAGADLKERRAMSQSEAKTFVNSIRSTFSFLEVVCVPTIAVIEGVALGGGLELALACDIRICGENAVMGLPETGLAIIPAAGGSQRLPRLVGKAIAKDIIFTGRKIDGKEALSLGLVNYCVPAGEAYSKALAVARDINQKGPVAIRMAKKAINEGVETDLTSALVLEEDYYDHVLNTKDRLEGLAAFAEKRKPRYTGE, encoded by the exons atgtgcGCCATGAGAGTGTTTACCAAGTCTTTGCATAGCAGCTTCCACGCCAAAATTTGCAAACCCTATCTCACTCTCAATTTCATCACACATCAGCACCACAACCAGTACCAGACCCGTAGAAATCTTATTTTTGACACTTCCGCTTCTGAATTCGTCAAGCTTCATAGACTCACTGGCCCTGATTCCG GGATTGTCGAAATTAGCTTGGATAGGCCTGAAGTAAGAAATGCTGTAGGGAAAGAGATGCTGCGAGGCCTAAGTCATGCTTTTGAGTTGATTAATCAGAACTCTTACGCTAATGTTGCTATAATCAGCAGTTCAGTTCCTGGGGTATTTTGTGCTGGGGCCGATTTAAAG GAGCGCAGGGCCATGAGTCAATCCGAGGCTAAGACTTTTGTGAATTCTATTCGCTCCACATTTTCATTTCTAGAG GTTGTTTGTGTTCCAACTATTGCTGTTATTGAAGGAGTAGCTCTTGGTGGTGGACTTGAGTTGGCTCTTGCATGTGATATTCGAATATGTG GAGAAAATGCTGTGATGGGTTTGCCAGAGACAGGACTTGCAATAATCCCTGC GGCAGGTGGATCTCAGCGACTACCCAGATTGGTTGGAAAAGCAATTGCAAAGGATATTATATTTACTGGTCGAAAGATTGATGGCAAAGAGGCACTgtccttgg gTCTTGTTAATTACTGTGTTCCTGCTGGTGAAGCTTATTCAAAGGCACTTGCAGTTGCTCGGGATATCAATCAAAAG GGTCCAGTAGCTATAAGGATGGCTAAAAAAGCTATTAATGAGGGGGTTGAGACTGATCTAACATCAGCTTTGGTCTTGGAAGAAGATTACTATGATCATGTCTTGAATACTAAAGATCGACTAGAAGGCTTGGCTGCATTTGCTGAGAAGCGGAAACCAAGATATACGGGTGAGTGA
- the LOC137808112 gene encoding probable enoyl-CoA hydratase 2, mitochondrial isoform X2 — protein MCAMRVFTKSLHSSFHAKICKPYLTLNFITHQHHNQYQTRRNLIFDTSASEFVKLHRLTGPDSGIVEISLDRPEVRNAVGKEMLRGLSHAFELINQNSYANVAIISSSVPGVFCAGADLKERRAMSQSEAKTFVNSIRSTFSFLEVVCVPTIAVIEGVALGGGLELALACDIRICGENAVMGLPETGLAIIPAAGGSQRLPRLVGKAIAKDIIFTGRKIDGKEALSLGLVNYCVPAGEAYSKALAVARDINQKFKFLTGSSSYKDG, from the exons atgtgcGCCATGAGAGTGTTTACCAAGTCTTTGCATAGCAGCTTCCACGCCAAAATTTGCAAACCCTATCTCACTCTCAATTTCATCACACATCAGCACCACAACCAGTACCAGACCCGTAGAAATCTTATTTTTGACACTTCCGCTTCTGAATTCGTCAAGCTTCATAGACTCACTGGCCCTGATTCCG GGATTGTCGAAATTAGCTTGGATAGGCCTGAAGTAAGAAATGCTGTAGGGAAAGAGATGCTGCGAGGCCTAAGTCATGCTTTTGAGTTGATTAATCAGAACTCTTACGCTAATGTTGCTATAATCAGCAGTTCAGTTCCTGGGGTATTTTGTGCTGGGGCCGATTTAAAG GAGCGCAGGGCCATGAGTCAATCCGAGGCTAAGACTTTTGTGAATTCTATTCGCTCCACATTTTCATTTCTAGAG GTTGTTTGTGTTCCAACTATTGCTGTTATTGAAGGAGTAGCTCTTGGTGGTGGACTTGAGTTGGCTCTTGCATGTGATATTCGAATATGTG GAGAAAATGCTGTGATGGGTTTGCCAGAGACAGGACTTGCAATAATCCCTGC GGCAGGTGGATCTCAGCGACTACCCAGATTGGTTGGAAAAGCAATTGCAAAGGATATTATATTTACTGGTCGAAAGATTGATGGCAAAGAGGCACTgtccttgg gTCTTGTTAATTACTGTGTTCCTGCTGGTGAAGCTTATTCAAAGGCACTTGCAGTTGCTCGGGATATCAATCAAAAG TTTAAATTTTTAACAGGGTCCAGTAGCTATAAGGATGGCTAA